A genomic region of Ignavibacteria bacterium contains the following coding sequences:
- a CDS encoding Na+:solute symporter, protein MVFIDYFIIVLYFILSFSIAIIYSRRAGKDTSEFFLSGRNLPWYLAGLSMVATTFAADTPLAVTELVVKNGISGNWMWWNYVFGGLLTVFFFAKLWRRAGIMTEVEFAEIRYSGKPAKFLRGFRALYLGLFMNVIIMGWVNKAMVTVLVGMFNLPEDSVFIYVLIAMTIVAIYSALSGLWGVVITDAVQFVIAMTGCIILAIYVVNSSQVGGIAGMKAQLPDFVFDFFPRISSEASTFGNVLALTPTMFLAYIGLQWWASWYPGAEPGGGGYVAQRMMSAKNEKHSLFATLFFQIAHYALRPWPWILVALGVMIIYPEQLLKLNPKMGYVYAIRDFLPAGLKGLLIAAFFAAYMSTIATQLNWGTSYLINDFYRRFLAREKKEKHYVLISRIATILLMIISVIVTLFIDKISGAWQFIIECGAGLGLVLILRWYWWRINAWSEISAMFAPFILLPIVRLLGIEFPTSLFYLVAGTTIIWLIVTFLTKPTDEKVLIEFYKRIHPGGKLWKPISSKLPDIKEEANFSKMFLNWILGVILVYTTLFGIGSLILADYFTALIYFVLALISIVIIARNLSDDFKLLE, encoded by the coding sequence ATGGTTTTTATTGATTACTTTATAATCGTTCTTTATTTCATTCTTAGTTTTTCTATTGCAATTATTTATTCAAGAAGAGCTGGTAAAGATACAAGCGAGTTTTTCCTCTCCGGTAGAAATCTTCCATGGTATCTTGCGGGACTTTCAATGGTTGCAACAACTTTCGCAGCAGATACTCCTCTTGCAGTTACTGAATTAGTTGTTAAAAATGGAATCTCAGGAAATTGGATGTGGTGGAATTATGTTTTTGGTGGATTACTAACTGTGTTTTTCTTTGCAAAACTCTGGCGTCGAGCTGGAATTATGACCGAAGTCGAATTTGCGGAGATTCGTTATTCAGGTAAACCTGCAAAATTTCTTAGAGGATTCAGGGCTTTGTACTTAGGGCTTTTTATGAATGTGATAATTATGGGATGGGTCAATAAAGCAATGGTTACTGTTTTAGTTGGAATGTTTAATCTGCCCGAAGATTCTGTCTTTATTTATGTATTAATCGCTATGACTATTGTTGCAATTTATTCAGCACTTTCTGGTCTCTGGGGTGTTGTGATTACTGATGCAGTTCAATTCGTAATTGCAATGACTGGATGCATTATCCTTGCAATTTATGTTGTTAATTCGTCTCAGGTTGGCGGTATAGCTGGAATGAAAGCTCAATTGCCCGATTTTGTTTTTGATTTTTTCCCAAGAATCTCAAGTGAGGCTTCTACATTTGGAAATGTACTTGCTTTAACTCCAACAATGTTTTTAGCTTATATAGGACTTCAATGGTGGGCATCCTGGTATCCCGGTGCCGAACCCGGTGGCGGTGGCTATGTTGCTCAAAGAATGATGTCGGCTAAAAACGAGAAACATTCCCTTTTCGCTACTCTCTTTTTCCAGATTGCACATTATGCATTACGTCCCTGGCCCTGGATCTTAGTAGCTTTAGGAGTTATGATAATTTATCCTGAGCAGCTTTTGAAATTAAACCCCAAGATGGGTTATGTTTACGCAATTCGTGATTTCTTACCAGCTGGTCTAAAAGGTTTGTTGATTGCTGCATTCTTTGCAGCTTATATGTCGACAATTGCAACTCAGTTAAATTGGGGTACTTCTTATTTAATTAATGATTTTTATAGAAGATTTCTTGCTCGTGAGAAAAAAGAAAAACATTATGTTTTAATTTCAAGGATAGCGACAATTTTGCTGATGATTATTTCGGTTATTGTGACTTTGTTTATCGATAAAATTTCTGGTGCCTGGCAATTCATAATTGAATGTGGTGCAGGTTTAGGTTTAGTTTTGATCTTAAGATGGTATTGGTGGAGGATAAATGCGTGGTCAGAAATATCTGCAATGTTTGCTCCATTTATTCTGCTTCCAATTGTAAGATTATTAGGAATTGAATTTCCAACTTCTCTATTTTATTTAGTTGCGGGAACAACGATTATCTGGCTGATTGTAACTTTTTTGACTAAACCAACTGATGAAAAAGTATTAATTGAATTTTATAAAAGAATTCATCCGGGTGGAAAACTTTGGAAGCCTATTTCATCAAAATTGCCAGACATAAAAGAAGAAGCAAATTTTAGCAAAATGTTTTTGAACTGGATACTTGGAGTTATTTTAGTTTATACTACTTTGTTTGGAATTGGAAGTTTAATCTTAGCCGACTACTTCACAGCATTGATATATTTTGTTTTAGCTCTTATTTCAATAGTTATTATTGCCCGTAATCTTTCTGATGATTTTAAGTTGCTTGAATAG
- a CDS encoding YIP1 family protein — protein sequence MDEQIQNQQPSEEISTQVEELTFTDKMVGVLTEPSKVFENVKLFGPKFTDWFFPLLILIVLVILSSYITTSNPEIKAELDHRTRQATEERLDKLVKEGKITQQQKEEQLEQIEKFTSGPAMRVIQYVSIVIFMFVFTFLLAAVYYLIWIFILKGEGSYNHALSVYGLSLFINMIEVILVAILSLLMVKLLNSFSIAAFIDLEKGTTLNYILSKINPFTFWWLYVLGVGLGKVYSVPKNKSLVTIFILWLIYVVIGKFIPFLSFGT from the coding sequence ATGGATGAACAAATTCAAAACCAACAACCATCCGAAGAAATCTCAACTCAGGTTGAAGAGCTTACCTTTACAGACAAAATGGTTGGTGTTCTAACTGAACCAAGTAAAGTTTTCGAGAATGTAAAACTATTTGGTCCAAAATTCACTGATTGGTTCTTCCCATTATTAATTTTGATTGTATTGGTCATATTATCAAGTTACATAACTACATCAAATCCTGAAATTAAAGCAGAATTGGACCATCGGACTCGTCAGGCGACAGAGGAAAGGCTTGATAAATTAGTTAAGGAAGGAAAAATCACTCAGCAGCAAAAAGAAGAACAATTGGAACAGATTGAGAAATTTACTTCAGGTCCTGCAATGAGAGTTATTCAATATGTAAGTATTGTTATCTTTATGTTTGTTTTTACCTTTTTGCTTGCGGCAGTTTATTATTTAATCTGGATTTTTATTTTGAAAGGGGAGGGAAGTTATAATCACGCTTTAAGTGTTTACGGTCTTTCTTTGTTTATTAATATGATTGAAGTAATTCTTGTTGCAATTTTGTCTTTACTGATGGTTAAGTTGTTGAACAGCTTTAGTATTGCAGCATTTATTGATCTTGAGAAAGGCACAACCTTAAATTACATTCTTTCAAAAATTAATCCTTTTACTTTCTGGTGGTTGTATGTTCTTGGAGTTGGGCTGGGTAAAGTTTATTCAGTACCGAAAAATAAATCTCTCGTTACAATTTTTATCCTGTGGTTAATTTATGTTGTGATTGGAAAGTTTATCCCATTTTTATCTTTTGGGACATAA